The Fusarium poae strain DAOMC 252244 chromosome 2, whole genome shotgun sequence nucleotide sequence CAAGCGGCGTCAAATGGGTTTCCGTCAAAAGAAATGAAGAAGATGTCGATGTAAAGCACCCAGTAAGCCACGACAGACCGGTTCTCGTTAGGcgtctcgtcatcatcctcttccatgCGGTCATGATCGGCTTCGAGGTCCTCTGACGGTGCTGTGTGCCATATTCGTAGGTCTTCAGGCTTGATAATCTTGGAGCTGTGGAGGAGAGAGTATATTCGTGTGCTTAGGGTTTGAGCGAGAGTGCTTGGTGGGCCGCCGGGGAGAAATTGAGGGGCGCATCCTGTAGCGAGTTCAATGTTAGGAACAAGCAGGTCGTACTCTTTCAGTTCGGTTTCGGTATTGGCAGCGCGGTAGCTTGGGATGTTTTGGGTCAAGATAGTCTCGGCTCGGACACCGCAAATAACAGTGGTGTCACCCACACGCACCACGGCGCTACCATTTGCATGAGACAAGCTCGATACGTTTACTGTTGGGACGCGGACCTCGTCTGAAGCTCGTCCGTTGCTTCGAGCCGGGCGTACATCGTTGGAGGAGGGCTTGAGGTTGGCGAGTAGATACGGATGAGGGGAAAGTTTGGCAAAAGTAGACCGAGTGAGTCCTGTGGTTGACGCCATTTTTATCAGCAGGATCTCCTT carries:
- a CDS encoding hypothetical protein (BUSCO:39245at5125), which produces MASTTGLTRSTFAKLSPHPYLLANLKPSSNDVRPARSNGRASDEVRVPTVNVSSLSHANGSAVVRVGDTTVICGVRAETILTQNIPSYRAANTETELKEYDLLVPNIELATGCAPQFLPGGPPSTLAQTLSTRIYSLLHSSKIIKPEDLRIWHTAPSEDLEADHDRMEEDDDETPNENRSVVAYWVLYIDIFFISFDGNPFDAAWAATMAALRDTKLPGARFDVDREMIVCSRKEPRPLSITSTPIACTAVVFTGKETDRPTDGEFWMLVDPDRLEESLCDESVTIVVDCKDGKVNILSISKHGGIALTPQFLTSEQFLGWATKRWEQFNAAITQS